One part of the Populus alba chromosome 18, ASM523922v2, whole genome shotgun sequence genome encodes these proteins:
- the LOC118054191 gene encoding myb family transcription factor EFM produces the protein MASPSELSLDCKPHSYSMLLKSFGEQNDQTQKLEEFLSLLEEERLKIDVFKRELPLCMQLLTNAVETSRQQLQAYRANQVPTPVLEEFIPLKTPTSEALEKTTNISDKANWMTTAQLWSQDSNESKPQTTLTSPKQTDIGFNVSSKLALDTKQRNGGAFLPFSKERNLCPSPTLALSSIDKHMEFDHKKCSEAENGFSCPKRESSGNKIGNGGVVIEQAKGAVNNSSSDGQATNTAAASTTSTTQTHRKARRCWSPDLHRRFVNALHMLGGSQVATPKQIRELMKVDGLTNDEVKSHLQKYRLHTRRPSPSPQAAGAPPPQLVVLGGIWVPPEYATAAAAAHSGGPTLYGAHQASHAPPPHFCAAPPVSQDFYTAAATPPPPLHHHTLYHQLHLYKPTSQAQSSPESDVRGTRDRSESIEDGKSESSSWKGESGENDGGERRGLAALREDGEESNGSEITLKF, from the exons ATGGCATCTCCATCAGAACTCAGCCTGGATTGCAAGCCCCATAGCTATTCTATGTTATTGAAATCTTTTGGAGAACAGAATGACCAGACCCAAAAGCTTGAAgagtttctctctctccttgaaGAAGAAAGGctaaagattgatgttttcaaaCGCGAGCTACCCCTTTGCATGCAACTTCTAACcaatg CTGTGGAGACGTCGAGGCAGCAACTACAAGCCTATAGAGCAAATCAAGTGCCCACACCAGTTCTTGAAGAATTCATTCCTCTCAAAACACCAACATCTGAAGCCCTAGAGAAGACAACAAACATTTCTGATAAGGCAAACTGGATGACAACAGCACAACTTTGGAGCCAAGACAGCAATGAATCCAAACCACAGACCACATTGACATCCCCAAAACAAACTGATATAGGATTCAATGTTAGTTCCAAGCTGGCCTTGGATACCAAACAAAGAAATGGAGGAGCTTTCCTTCCATtctcaaaagaaagaaacctgTGTCCAAGCCCAACCCTAGCTCTTTCTTCAATTGATAAACACATGGAATTCGATCATAAAAAATGCTCAGAAGCTGAGAATGGATTTTCTTGTCCAAAAAGAGAAAGTTCTGGTAATAAGATTGGCAATGGTGGGGTTGTGATTGAGCAAGCAAAAGGAGCTGTTAATAATTCTTCATCTGATGGCCAAGCAACAAACACTGCAGCTGCTTCTACTACATCTACCACCCAGACTCATAGAAAAGCAAGGAGATGTTGGTCGCCTGACTTACACCGCAGATTTGTCAATGCTCTTCATATGCTTGGTGGTTCTCAAG TGGCCACCCCAAAACAAATCAGGGAACTCATGAAGGTTGACGGTTTGACCAATGATGAAGTTAAAAGCCATCTGCAG AAATATAGGCTTCATACAAGGCGACCCAGTCCAAGCCCACAAGCAGCAGGAGCCCCACCACCACAACTTGTGGTCCTGGGTGGCATATGGGTCCCCCCTGAGTACGCCACGGCAGCGGCAGCAGCTCATAGTGGGGGGCCCACCCTCTATGGCGCCCACCAAGCTTCTCATGCACCGCCACCTCACTTCTGTGCTGCACCACCTGTGTCCCAAGACTTCTACACTGCAGCTGCGACACCTCCACCACCGCTTCACCACCACACCCTCTACCACCAACTCCACTTGTACAAGCCCACCTCACAGGCCCAAAGCTCCCCGGAGTCGGATGTCAGGGGCACTAGGGACAGGTCTGAGAGCATTGAAGATGGCAAGTCAGAAAGCAGCAGCTGGAAGGGCGAGAGTGGTGAAAATGATGGTGGAGAGAGAAGAGGGCTGGCGGCTCTGAGAGAAGATGGCGAAGAGAGCAATGGGAGTGAGATCACTCTCAAGTTTTAA